From Rutidosis leptorrhynchoides isolate AG116_Rl617_1_P2 chromosome 3, CSIRO_AGI_Rlap_v1, whole genome shotgun sequence, a single genomic window includes:
- the LOC139896528 gene encoding uncharacterized protein — MRDDDPLPVSTPTTIHTSSSSISISNNRKETLYANLFRRSRYKFWAFAAIILLAFWSMFTGTVTLRLSVGNLNRLSDDITGGPPIYDDFDVLEIEEREKVVKHMWDVYVNSRRIKLPRFWQEAFVAAYEDLTSDAPQVREAAISEIAKMSLHSFEIDPPPVRSTSLQELSLRHAQQINGGLPLQ, encoded by the exons ATGAGGGATGATGATCCCCTACCGGTATCAACACCTACAACAATAcacacatcatcatcatctatatcgaTCTCTAATAACAGAAAAGAAACCCTATATGCTAACCTATTTAGAAGAAGCCGGTATAAATTTTGGGCGTTTGCCGCCATTATCCTCCTTGCATTCTGGTCAATGTTCACCGGCACCGTCACTCTCCGTCTCTCCGTCGGAAACCTAAACCGATTATCCGATGACATCACCGGCGGACCTCCTATTTACGACGATTTCGACGTCCTT GAAATTGAGGAAAGAGAGAAAGTGGTGAAGCATATGTGGGATGTATATGTTAATAGCCGTAGGATCAAGTTACCTAGATTCTGGCAGGAAGCTTTTGTGGCTGCTTATGAGGATTTAACAAGTGATGCACCTCAAGTTAGAGAAGCTGCTATATCCGAGATCGCTAAGATGTCGTTGCATTCGTTTGAGATTGATCCTCCTCCTGTTCGATCAACG AGTTTACAAGAACTAAGTTTACGACATGCGCAGCAGATTAATGGTGGCCTCCCATTGCAGTAG